From the Kitasatospora atroaurantiaca genome, the window GAGTGCGCAGATGGCCAGGAACGTGGTAGTCACCGGCGGTGGCACCGGCATCGGGTACGAGGTGGCCCGTCGGTTCGCCGAGGCGGGGGAGCAAGTCGTCATCGTCGGTCGCCGGCGGGCGGTGCTGGAGCGGGCCGCCGCCGACCTGGGCGCCAACGTCAGGCCGCTGGTCTGCGACCTGGCCGATCCCGACGCCGTCGAGGCCGCGCTGGCCGAACTGCCCGCCGAGATCGACGTCCTGGTCAACAACGCGGGCAGCCGCGAGACCGTGATCGGCGCCGGGCCGCACGCCGTGCTGGCGCGCTGGCGGGGGGACTTCGAGCGCAATGTGCTGACGGTCGTGCTGCTCACCGAGTCGATCCGGGACCGGCTCACCCAGGGCACCGGCCGGGTGGTCACCGTCAGCTCGATCGCGGCCCTGCGCGGTGCCGGTTCGTACGGCGCTGCCAAGGCCTCGCTGCACGCCTGGAACCACTTCCTGGCCGCGCAGCTCGGTGCCTCCGGCATCACCGCGAACATCGTCGCCCCGGGCACCGTGTCGGGCACCGAGTTCTTCGGGCCGCGGCTGGACGAGGCCGAGGTGTCGCGACGTGCGGCCCGGACGCTGCTCGGCCGGATCGGCGAGTCGGGTGAGGTCGCGGCGGCGGTCTACTTCCTGGCCTCGCCCGAGGCGGGCTTCATCACCGGCGAGATCCTGCACTGCAACGGCGGTGAGCTCCTGGGGCGCTGACGCACCCGCAGGAGCTCACCGACTCCGGCTCACGAGGCCGCGAACCGCCGCAGCCGCAGGCTGTTGGTGACCACGAAGACCGAGGAGAAGGCCATGGTCGCCCCGGCGACCACCGGGTTGAGCAGGCCGGCCGCGGCCAACGGGATCGCTGCCACGTTGTAGGCGAAGGCCCAGAACAGGTTGCCCTTGATGGTCGCCAGCGTCCGCCGGGAGAGCCGGATCGCGTCGGCGGCGGAGCGCAGGTCGCCCCGGACCAGGGTCAGGTCGCCGGCCTCGATCGCGGCGTCGGTACCGGTACCCATGGCCAGCCCGAGGTCGGCCTGGGCGAGGGCGGCGGCGTCGTTCACACCGTCGCCGACCATCGCCACCGAACGGCCCTCGGCCTGCAGCCGCCGGACGGTCTCCACCTTGTCCTCGGGCAGCACCTCGGCGATCACGTCGGCCGGCTCGATGCCGACCTCGGCCGCCACGGCCTCGGCGACGGTCCGGTTGTCGCCGGTGAGCAGCACCGGGCGCAGGCCCAGCGCACGCAGCTCGCGGATCGCCTCGGCGCTGGTGGGCTTGACGGTGTCGGCGACCACCAGGACGGCCCGCGCCGCGCCGTCCCAGCCGACCGCGACGGCGGTCCGCCCGGCGGCCTCGGCTGCGGCCTTGGCCTCGGCGAGTACGGGCGGCAGGTGCTGGGCCCAGTCGGCCAGCAGCGCCTCGCGGCCCGCGACCACCGCATGGCCGTCCACCACCCCCTGCACCCCGTGACCCGGGATGTTCTCGAAGCCCTCGACGCCCGGCAGCTCGCCGACCCGCTCGGCCGCCGCAGCGGCGATGGCCGCGGCGATCGGGTGCTCGGAGGCGTGCTCCAGGGCGCCGGCCAGCCGCAGCGCCTCGGCCTCCGAGACGCCGTCGACGGTGTGCACGGCGGTGAGCGCCATCCTCCCGGTGGTCACGGTGCCGGTCTTGTCCAGCACGATGGTGTCCACCGTGCGGGTGGTCTCCAGCACCTCCGGGCCCTTGATCAGGATGCCGAGCTGGGCGCCCCGGCCCGTACCGACCATCAGGGCGGTCGGCGTGGCCAGGCCCAGGGCGCACGGGCAGGCGATGATCAGCACCGCCACCGCTGCCGTGAACGCGTCGGTGAGGCTGCTGCTGACGAGCAGCCAGGCGACCAGGGTGCCGAGGGCGATCAGGATGACCACCGGGACGAAGACCGCGGAGATCCGGTCGGCGAGGCGCTGAGCCGCCGCCTTGCCGTTCTGGGCCTCCTCGACCAGCTTCGCCATCCGGGCCAGCTGGGTGTCGGCGCCGATCCGGGTGGCCTCGACCACCAGGCGCCCGCCGGCGTTGACCGTTGCACCCGTGACGGCGTCGCCGACGGTGACCTCGGCGGGGACGGACTCGCCGGTGAGCATCGAGGCGTCCACGGCGGAGGCACCCTCGACCACCGTGCCGTCGGTGGCGATCTTCTCGCCGGGCCGGACCACGAAGCGCATGCCGACCGCGAGCTGCGAGACCGGCAGCCGTACCTCGCGGCCGTGCTCCAGCACCGCGACGTCCTTGGCGCCGAGGTCGAGCAGTGCGTGCAGGGCGGCGCCGGCGCGGCGCTTGGAGCGGGACTCCAGCCATCGGCCGAGCAGGATCAGGGTGGTGACGCCGGCGGCGGTCTCCAGGTAGAGCGTCGAGGAGGCGTTGGAGTTGCCGACGGTGAGGGCGAACTCGTGCCGCATGCCGGTCATCCCGGCGTGGCCGAGGAAGAGTGCCCAGACGGACCAGCCGAAGGCGGCCAGGGTGCCGAGCGAGACCAGGGTGTCCATGGTGGCCGCGCCGTGCTTGAGGTTGGTCCAGGCGGCCCGGTGGAAGGGCAGGCCGCCGTGGACGACGACCGGGCCGGTAAGTGCGAAGGCCAGCCACTGCCAGTTGTCGAACTGGAGGGCCGGGATCATCGAGAGCAGCACCACCGGGACGGACAGCGCGGCGCTGACGAGCAGTCGCTCACGCAGTGGATCGACCTCGACGGCAGGAGCGGCTTCCGGGGTCGGCTCCGTGGCAGCCGGCGCGGGCGGCGTGGGCAGCTCGGCGGTGTAGCCGGTCCGCTCCACGGTGGCGATCAGGTCCGCCACGCTCACCTCGGGCCCGAAGTCCACCCGGGCCCGCTCCGTGGCGAAGTTGACGGTGGCCTCGACGCCGTCCAGCCGGTTGAGCTTCTTCTCGATCCGCGCCGCGCAGGAGGCACAGGTCATGCCGCCGATGGACAGCTCCACGCGGTCGCGGACAGCCCCGGTGTCTATGCCGGGGGTCGTGGTGCTCATGCTCATCTGCTCCTTGGGAGAGAGCGCAGCGGGGGCGCGCGGTCCGGGCCCGCCCCCGCCACGGGAGGCTCAGGCTGCCGGGCCGACCAGTTCGTAGCCGGCCTCGTCCACGGCGGCGCGGACCTGGTCCTCGTCCAACGGGGACCGGGAGGAGACCGTCACCGTCCCGGCCTTGGCATCGGCGGCGACCTCGATCACGCCGGGGATGGCCGAGACCTCGGCGCTGACCGACTTCTCGCAGTGGCCGCAGCTCATGCCACTGACGGTGTAGGTGGTGGTGCTGGACATCGGGGACCTCCGGGAAGCTCCTGCCCGGGCAGGTGCCGGGCTCTGTCTACTCACTGCTCTGTCTGCTCACAACACCATACCCCCCTGGGGTATTCCGGGGGTGGGTGGTCGTTGTGGCGTGGATCGCAGCGTTTCCGCTGATCGCTAGCAGAGAGTAGTCGCGCTGTTGCGTGATGTCCGCCCCTGGGGACCAGTGGGGCGTGTCCTGTGGTCGGCCGGTCGTCGGGTGAGGACGGGTGGCTCCGAGGGATCCTGCCGGAACCGCCGGCCGACGCGTGGCGGGCGGGGGTGATTCATCCGTAATGTCGGAGATGTGTTCCGGAACGGTCGAGCCCAGTCGCCCGAAGCGCCCGAGGCCGCCGGGTTGTCACCGGCCAGGCGCCGCCGGGCGCTGCTCGCCACCGACCTGCAGGACCTCTCCTTGCGGCGCCGTGCCGCGCCGGCCCTGCTGGCCGTCCTGGTGGTCTCGCTGGCCGATCTCCTCTCCGGTCAGGACCGCTACCTGGCCCCGCTGATGGTGGTGGTGCCCTCGATCGCCGCACTCACCCTGCGGCCGGCCGAACTCCTGCTGGTCTGCCTGCTCGGCTTCCTCTCACTGCTCGGCCTGAGCCACTACGACCAGACGGACAGCCTGAACGACGGGAGATTCCTGTTCGGTGCGCTGCTCAGCTACATCGCGCTGACGCTGTTCAGTGCCTGGGTGGCCCGGCTCCGCATGCACCGTGCGGCCGCCTTCGCCGCCGTCAGCTCGGTCGCCGAGGCGGCCCAGCGGGCGCTGCTCCACCGGCCCGGACCCTCGGTGGGGCCGCTCCGACTGGCCGTCCGGTACGTCTCGGCCGCCGACGCCGCCCGGATCGGCGGGGACCTGTACTCGGTCCTGGACACCCCGCACGGCACCCGGGTGCTGGTGGGTGACGTCCGTGGCAAGGGGCTCGGTGCCGTGCAGACCGCCGCCGTGGTGCTCGGTGCCTTCCGCGAGGCGGCCTACGACGAGAACGGGCTGCGCGCCGTGGCGGCCCGGATCGAGGCCAGCGTCGAGCGACATGTGCCGGACGGGGAGTTCACCACCGCGCTGTTCGCGGAGTTCCGACAGCCCGGCGCCGTCAAGCTGCTGCACTACGGGCACGTGCCGCCGATCCAGGTCACCGGGGACGGGACGGTGCGGGTGCTGGAGGCGCCCGACCCCTGGGTACCGCTCGGACTCGGCAGCCTGGCCAGCGGCCAGCCGAAGAGCCTGGAGCTGCCGTTCGGCGCCGACGACGTGCTGGTGCTCTGCACCGACGGTGTGGTGGAGGCCAGGCACCACCGCTCGGGCGAGTTCTACCCGCTGGCCGAGCGGGCCGGCCCGCTGGTAGGGGGCGCGGCCCGCTCGCCGACGGAGTTGGAGACCGCGGTCGGGCGGCTCTACGCCGATCTGCTGGCGCACACCGGCGGTGAGCTCGGCGACGACGCCCTGCTGCTGCTGATCAGCCGGACCGACGGGGACGGGCCGGGGATCGCCTGACGCAGAGGCATCGATGCAGGATTGGGTATCCCAGGGGCGCGGGGAACTGCGCGAGATCGGAAGGGGACCGCCTGTGCCTCCCGATCTCGCGCAGTTCCCCGCGCCCCCTTGTGGTGACCCGACTGCCTAGCCGGCCTTCTCGGCCACCCGGGCGAGAGCGCGGAAGAGCAGGGCCGTCGAGGTGGCCCCCGGGTCCTGGTGGCCGATGCTGCGCGGGCCGAGGTAGGAGGCGCGTCCCTTCCTGGCCTGCAGCGGGACGGTGTCGCGCATCCCCTGCTCGGCAGCCCCGGCGGCCGCCTCCGCGGCGGCGGCGAAGCCGGTCGGCGCGGCCAGTTCGAAGGCGGCCAGGGCGGGTGTCCAGGCGTCGACGATGGTCTTGTCGCCGGGCTCGGCCGCGCCCAGCCTGCGGATCGCCGCCAGCCCCGCCGCCAGCGCGGCGCCGAACTCGGCGGCGTCGGCGCGCTCCCCGGGCAGCGCCGTCCCCATCGCCCGGAACGCGCTGCCGTACAGCGGGCCGGAGGCGCCGCCCACCTTGGAGATCAGCGTGGTGCCGGTCCTGCTCAGGGCGGCGCCGACCGAGGCCGGGTCCAGGCCGTCCAGGGCGGCCAGCGCGGCGGTGAAGCCGCGGCGCAGGTTGCTGCCGTGGTCGCCGTCGCCGATAGCGGAGTCCAACTCGGTCAGCTGTGCCTCGTGCTCCTCGACGGCGGAGGCGATCTCCCGGACCCAAGCCAGCGCGAGGGTGGTGTCCACTTCGGGCTCCTCCGAGGTCAGGTCAGGACCAGCTCAGGGCCGGGGTCGCCACGGGGGCGTCCCAGAGCTCCAGCAGGTCGGGGTCGGCCTTGGTGAGGGTCAGCGAGAAGCCGGCCATGTCCAGGCTGGTGACGTAGTTGCCCACCAGGTTCCGGGCGATCCTGATGCCCCGCTCGGCGAGCCGGGCGTGCACCTCGCCGAAGACCACGTAAAGCTCCAGCAGCGGCGTCCCGCCGAGGCCGTTGACCAGGGCGATCACCTCGTCGCCTGCGGCCAGGTCGTGGTCGGCGAGGATGGTGTCGACCACCTCGGCCGCGAGTTCCCGGGCGGGCCGGAGCGTCTCGCGGCGGCGGCCCGGTTCGCCGTGGATGCCCACGCCGGCCTCGATCTGGTCCTCCGGCAGGTCGAAGCCGGGTTTGCCGGCCGCCGGCGTGGTCGCTGCGGTGAGCGCGATCGCAAAGGAGCGGGAGGCGGCGTTGACCCGGTCTCCGAGGGCGGCCACCTGGTCCAGGGGCGCGCCGCGTTCCGCCAGGGCGCCCGCGATCTTCTCCACCATCACGGTCGCGCCGGTGCCCCGGCGGCCCGCCGTCCAGGTGGAGTCCTCCACCGCCACGTCGTCGTTGACCAGGACGGTACGGACCTCGATGCCCTCCTCGGCGGCGAGCTCGGCGGCGAGCTGGAAGTTCATCACGTCACCGGTGTAGTTCTTGACCACGAAGACCACGCCCGCCCCGCTGTGGACGGCCTGGGCGGCGGCGAGCATCTGGTCCGGCACCGGGGAGGTGAACACCTCGCCGGGGCAGGTCGCGTCGAGCATCCCGAGGCCGACGAAGCCGCCGTGCAACGGTTCGTGGCCGGAGCCTCCGCCGGAGACCAGGGCGACCTTGGGGGTGGCGGGACGGGCGGCTCTGCTGATCACCCGGTCGACGAGGTCGACCGTCAACTCCGGGTGGGCGGCGCCGAATCCGGCCAGCGCGTCGGCGAGGACGCTCTCCGGGGTGTTGATCAGCTTCTTCAAGGCGGCTCTCCCTCTGGCAGATCGTGCGGCCGACGTTACGCCAGCAGGGCAGGCTCGGCATGCGGTACGACACGCCGCCTCGCCGCCACGTCGCCGTGAACTGCTCGGCGAGTGCCGGGCGGTGGGGCGGTCTAGGGTCGGAGGATGAGCAACCACGTGGGAATCGTTCTCGTGTCGCACAGCGCGGCCATGGCGGCCGGGCTCCGTGAACTCCTCGCCGAACTCGGCTCCGGCGCCGTCCCCGTGGTGCTCGCCGCGGGTACCGAGGACGGCGGGCTCGGCACCAGCTACGAGCTGATCGTGCGGGCGGTCGCGGAGGCGGACGCCGGCGCGGGGGTGGTGGTCGTCCCCGACCTCGGCAGCTCGGTGCTGACGGCGCGGGCCGCCCTGGAGGATGACCCGCGCGCCGATGTGGTGCTGGTGGACGCGCCGTTCGTCGAGGGCGCGGTGGCGGCCGTCGTCACCGCCTCGGCCGGGGCGGCGCTGGCCGAGGTGGTGGGGGCGGCCGAAGAGGCCCGGGACTTCCGGAAGTTCTGACCCGGGCGCGGGTCAAGCGAGAGTCACGACAGGGCAAAAATCGCGCAGGGCGGCTCCCGTACACGGGCTCGACACGCTCTGCCGAGGTGGTGTTCACCCGCCGCTGGTGTGGTCATCCGGCACCGCAGACGCCATCACCGTCGCCCCGGGCGACGGGAAACGAGCACCGGGAGCCCATCGTGACGATCCGCTCGAAGCCCAAGTCCGTCCTGTTCACCGCCGCCGTGGCACTGCTGGCCGCCGCGGCCGCGCCGGCCGGTGCGGCGGACCTGGGCCAGCATGCCCACCGTGACCGCCACGTCCTGATGATCAGCATCGACGGGCTGCACGCCGACGACCTCAGTGCCTGGGTCGCCCAGCACCCGGGCTCGGCGCTGGCCCGGCTGGCCCGGCGGGGTACCACGTACACCGACGCCCGCAGCTCGCAGCCCTCCGACTCCTTCCCGGGGATCCTCGCCCTGACCACCGGCGGTACCCCGAGGAGCACCGGGGTGTACTACGACGACTCGTACGACCGCACGCTCTCCCCGGCCGGTTCGGACTGCCGTACGGTCGGCACCGAGGTGGTCTTCGACGAGGCGGTGGACCGTGACCCGGCCGCGCTCGACGCGGGCGGGGGCATCGACCCGGCCAAGCTCCCGCTGGACCCGGCCAAGGGCTGCACGCCGGTCTATCCGCACTCCTTCCTGCGCACCAACACCGTCTTCGAGGTGGCGCGTTCGGCCGGTCTGACCACCGCCTGGGCGGACAAGCACCCGGCGTACGACCTGCTGAACGGGCCCTCGGGGACGGGCGTGCAGGACGCCTACAACCCGGAGATCGCCGCCACCGACGGCACCGTCGCCGGGACGATCGCCTACGACGCGCTGAAGGTTGCCGCGGTGCGCAACCAGATCGACGGCCGCGACCACACCGGCACCAGGGCGCAGCCGGTGCCGGCCGTCTTCGGGCTCAACTTCCAGGCCGTGAGCGTCGCGCAGAAGACCGCCGGCTACGCGCCGAAGGGGGCCTTCTCCCCGCAGATCGCCGATGCGCTGGCGCAGACGGACGCGGCGATCGGCAGCCTGACCGCCGAGCTGCACGCCCGGGGCCTGGACCGCCGTACCGAGATCGTGCTGAGCGCCAAGCACGGCCAGTCGCCCGTCGACCGGTCTCAGCTGAGGATCGTCGACAAGAAGCTGCTCGCCGCGGTGGTGAACGGCGTCCGGCCCGGCCTGCTGGCCCAGGCCACCGCCGACGACGTGGCGCTGCTGTGGCTGACGGACGGCGGTCAGGCCGAGGCGGTGGCTGCTGCGCTGCGGGCGCACGCGGCCGAGCTGAACCTCGACCAGCTGCTGGTCGGCCCGGCGCTGGCGCGGCAGTTCGGTAACCCGGCGACCGATGCGCGGACCCCGGACGTGGTGGTGCTGCCGAAGCCCGGCACGGTGTACACCAAGCCGTCCGCCACCAAGGTCGCCGAGCACGGCGGCTTCACGGCCGACGACACCCATGTCGCACTGCTGGTCGCCGGGCCCGGTGGAGAGGGAGAGCGGGTGGACACCCGGGTGAGCACCGCCCAGGTCGCGCCGAGCATCCTGAAGTTCCTGGGCCTGGACCCGCGTGCGCTGGCCTCGGTCCGGGCCGAGGGCACCCGGGTGCTGCCCGAGGGCGAGTGACGCACCGTCACTTGGCGTCCGCGTAGCACTGCACCACGGCGGTGCTGAGCGGGAAGCGGACGGGGGTGTCCCCGAAGACCAGGGTGCGGGCCTCCTCGCCGACTGCGGCGACGGCGGCCGCCACCTGGTCGGCCAGGTTGGCGGGGGTGTGCACGACCACCTCGTCGTGCTGGAAGAAGACCAGGTGCGGCCGGTCCGCGCCGGACTCCAGGGCGGTCAGCCGGCGGCGCAGCGCGGCCAGCAGGGCCAGCGCCCACTCCGCCCCGCTGGCCTGGATGACGTAGTTGCGGGTGAAGCGCCCGCGCGCCCGGGCGGAGCGGCCGCCGGCCTCGCCGGCGGTCTCCGGGGCCTCGGTCAGGTCCAGCCAGTCGGCGGACGGCGGCGGGCAGGCCCGGCCGAGCCGGGAGCGGACGATGCCGCCGTCCTCCCCGGTGCGGGCGGCCGCCTCGACGTAGCCCATCGCAGCCGGGTAACGGCGGCGCAGGGTGGCCAGCAGCGGGCCGATGTCGCCGCTGGTCTGGCCGTACATCGCGCCCAGCAGGCCGAGCTTCGCCTTCTCGCGGTCGCCCTGGAACGCGTTGGCCGCGAGCGCCTCGTAGAGGTCGCCCTCGGCGGCGGTGCGGGCCAGGCCGGCGTCCTGGGAGAGTGCGGCGAGGACGCGCGGTTCGAGCTGGGCGGCGTCCGCGACCACCAGGGCCCACCCCGGGTCGGCCACCACGGCCCGGCGCAGGATGCGGGGGATCTGCAGCGCGCCGCCGCCGCGGCTGGCCCAGCGGCCGGAGACCACGCCGCCGACCACGTACTCGGGGCGGAAGCGGCCGCCGCGGGCCCAGGTGTCCTGCCAGGCCCAGCCGTGGGCGGCGTGGATCCGGGAGAGCTCCTTGTAACGGACCATCAGCCGGGCGGCCGGGTGATCGACCTTCTGCAGCTCCCAGGAGCGGGTGGAGGCGAGCTGGATGCCCTGGTCGGCGAAGGCGCGGAGCACCTGGGTGTGCGAGTCGGGATTGAACGGGCGCGAGCCGAGCGCCTGTTGCAGCTCGACGGCGAGCTCGGCGAGCAGCTTCGGCTGCGTGCCGGCGATGTGCGGGCGCGGGCCGAGCAGGTCGGTGAGCAGCTGGTCGTGGATGTCGGTGCGCCAGGGCAGGCCGTCGTACGCCATCTCGGTGGCGAGCAGGGCGCCTGCCGACTCGGCGGCGACCAGCAGCCGGAAGCGGGAGCGGGCGGCCGGGTCGTCGATGGCCTGGATCCGGCGCTGCTGGTCGGCGTGGACGGCGACCACCGCCTCCAGTGCGTCGGTGCCGGGCGGCAGTTGCAGGCGGTCGGGCGCGAAGAGGCTGTCCTGGTCCTCGGAGCTCCCGCTGTCGGGAAGGTCGGCCGGGACGGGCAGGTGCCGCAGCCGGGCCCAGGCGGCCCCGAGCGAGCGCGGCGCGCCCCAGGCGCCCGCGTGGGCGAGCAACAGGGCCTCGACCAGCCGCAGATCGTGGCAGCGGGCCAGCCGGAGCGGGAGCAGCGGTGCGTACGCGCTGTCGGCGGCGGCCCAGACCCAGCGAGGCTGCTCGGCGGCCTCGCGCTCGGCCACGGCGGCCGCGAGGTCCGGCGCCCGGACGGGCGGGCCGAGCGGGGTGCCGTCGTCGGCCAG encodes:
- a CDS encoding heavy metal translocating P-type ATPase, with translation MSMSTTTPGIDTGAVRDRVELSIGGMTCASCAARIEKKLNRLDGVEATVNFATERARVDFGPEVSVADLIATVERTGYTAELPTPPAPAATEPTPEAAPAVEVDPLRERLLVSAALSVPVVLLSMIPALQFDNWQWLAFALTGPVVVHGGLPFHRAAWTNLKHGAATMDTLVSLGTLAAFGWSVWALFLGHAGMTGMRHEFALTVGNSNASSTLYLETAAGVTTLILLGRWLESRSKRRAGAALHALLDLGAKDVAVLEHGREVRLPVSQLAVGMRFVVRPGEKIATDGTVVEGASAVDASMLTGESVPAEVTVGDAVTGATVNAGGRLVVEATRIGADTQLARMAKLVEEAQNGKAAAQRLADRISAVFVPVVILIALGTLVAWLLVSSSLTDAFTAAVAVLIIACPCALGLATPTALMVGTGRGAQLGILIKGPEVLETTRTVDTIVLDKTGTVTTGRMALTAVHTVDGVSEAEALRLAGALEHASEHPIAAAIAAAAAERVGELPGVEGFENIPGHGVQGVVDGHAVVAGREALLADWAQHLPPVLAEAKAAAEAAGRTAVAVGWDGAARAVLVVADTVKPTSAEAIRELRALGLRPVLLTGDNRTVAEAVAAEVGIEPADVIAEVLPEDKVETVRRLQAEGRSVAMVGDGVNDAAALAQADLGLAMGTGTDAAIEAGDLTLVRGDLRSAADAIRLSRRTLATIKGNLFWAFAYNVAAIPLAAAGLLNPVVAGATMAFSSVFVVTNSLRLRRFAAS
- a CDS encoding bifunctional 3'-5' exonuclease/DNA polymerase, encoding MAPRIALAPDQHGPGGRLQPLADDGTPLGPPVRAPDLAAAVAEREAAEQPRWVWAAADSAYAPLLPLRLARCHDLRLVEALLLAHAGAWGAPRSLGAAWARLRHLPVPADLPDSGSSEDQDSLFAPDRLQLPPGTDALEAVVAVHADQQRRIQAIDDPAARSRFRLLVAAESAGALLATEMAYDGLPWRTDIHDQLLTDLLGPRPHIAGTQPKLLAELAVELQQALGSRPFNPDSHTQVLRAFADQGIQLASTRSWELQKVDHPAARLMVRYKELSRIHAAHGWAWQDTWARGGRFRPEYVVGGVVSGRWASRGGGALQIPRILRRAVVADPGWALVVADAAQLEPRVLAALSQDAGLARTAAEGDLYEALAANAFQGDREKAKLGLLGAMYGQTSGDIGPLLATLRRRYPAAMGYVEAAARTGEDGGIVRSRLGRACPPPSADWLDLTEAPETAGEAGGRSARARGRFTRNYVIQASGAEWALALLAALRRRLTALESGADRPHLVFFQHDEVVVHTPANLADQVAAAVAAVGEEARTLVFGDTPVRFPLSTAVVQCYADAK
- the dhaM gene encoding dihydroxyacetone kinase phosphoryl donor subunit DhaM, whose amino-acid sequence is MSNHVGIVLVSHSAAMAAGLRELLAELGSGAVPVVLAAGTEDGGLGTSYELIVRAVAEADAGAGVVVVPDLGSSVLTARAALEDDPRADVVLVDAPFVEGAVAAVVTASAGAALAEVVGAAEEARDFRKF
- the dhaL gene encoding dihydroxyacetone kinase subunit DhaL encodes the protein MDTTLALAWVREIASAVEEHEAQLTELDSAIGDGDHGSNLRRGFTAALAALDGLDPASVGAALSRTGTTLISKVGGASGPLYGSAFRAMGTALPGERADAAEFGAALAAGLAAIRRLGAAEPGDKTIVDAWTPALAAFELAAPTGFAAAAEAAAGAAEQGMRDTVPLQARKGRASYLGPRSIGHQDPGATSTALLFRALARVAEKAG
- a CDS encoding heavy-metal-associated domain-containing protein: MSSTTTYTVSGMSCGHCEKSVSAEVSAIPGVIEVAADAKAGTVTVSSRSPLDEDQVRAAVDEAGYELVGPAA
- a CDS encoding alkaline phosphatase family protein; the protein is MTIRSKPKSVLFTAAVALLAAAAAPAGAADLGQHAHRDRHVLMISIDGLHADDLSAWVAQHPGSALARLARRGTTYTDARSSQPSDSFPGILALTTGGTPRSTGVYYDDSYDRTLSPAGSDCRTVGTEVVFDEAVDRDPAALDAGGGIDPAKLPLDPAKGCTPVYPHSFLRTNTVFEVARSAGLTTAWADKHPAYDLLNGPSGTGVQDAYNPEIAATDGTVAGTIAYDALKVAAVRNQIDGRDHTGTRAQPVPAVFGLNFQAVSVAQKTAGYAPKGAFSPQIADALAQTDAAIGSLTAELHARGLDRRTEIVLSAKHGQSPVDRSQLRIVDKKLLAAVVNGVRPGLLAQATADDVALLWLTDGGQAEAVAAALRAHAAELNLDQLLVGPALARQFGNPATDARTPDVVVLPKPGTVYTKPSATKVAEHGGFTADDTHVALLVAGPGGEGERVDTRVSTAQVAPSILKFLGLDPRALASVRAEGTRVLPEGE
- a CDS encoding SDR family NAD(P)-dependent oxidoreductase, with protein sequence MARNVVVTGGGTGIGYEVARRFAEAGEQVVIVGRRRAVLERAAADLGANVRPLVCDLADPDAVEAALAELPAEIDVLVNNAGSRETVIGAGPHAVLARWRGDFERNVLTVVLLTESIRDRLTQGTGRVVTVSSIAALRGAGSYGAAKASLHAWNHFLAAQLGASGITANIVAPGTVSGTEFFGPRLDEAEVSRRAARTLLGRIGESGEVAAAVYFLASPEAGFITGEILHCNGGELLGR
- the dhaK gene encoding dihydroxyacetone kinase subunit DhaK, which gives rise to MKKLINTPESVLADALAGFGAAHPELTVDLVDRVISRAARPATPKVALVSGGGSGHEPLHGGFVGLGMLDATCPGEVFTSPVPDQMLAAAQAVHSGAGVVFVVKNYTGDVMNFQLAAELAAEEGIEVRTVLVNDDVAVEDSTWTAGRRGTGATVMVEKIAGALAERGAPLDQVAALGDRVNAASRSFAIALTAATTPAAGKPGFDLPEDQIEAGVGIHGEPGRRRETLRPARELAAEVVDTILADHDLAAGDEVIALVNGLGGTPLLELYVVFGEVHARLAERGIRIARNLVGNYVTSLDMAGFSLTLTKADPDLLELWDAPVATPALSWS
- a CDS encoding PP2C family protein-serine/threonine phosphatase; the protein is MFRNGRAQSPEAPEAAGLSPARRRRALLATDLQDLSLRRRAAPALLAVLVVSLADLLSGQDRYLAPLMVVVPSIAALTLRPAELLLVCLLGFLSLLGLSHYDQTDSLNDGRFLFGALLSYIALTLFSAWVARLRMHRAAAFAAVSSVAEAAQRALLHRPGPSVGPLRLAVRYVSAADAARIGGDLYSVLDTPHGTRVLVGDVRGKGLGAVQTAAVVLGAFREAAYDENGLRAVAARIEASVERHVPDGEFTTALFAEFRQPGAVKLLHYGHVPPIQVTGDGTVRVLEAPDPWVPLGLGSLASGQPKSLELPFGADDVLVLCTDGVVEARHHRSGEFYPLAERAGPLVGGAARSPTELETAVGRLYADLLAHTGGELGDDALLLLISRTDGDGPGIA